Proteins co-encoded in one Arachis hypogaea cultivar Tifrunner chromosome 11, arahy.Tifrunner.gnm2.J5K5, whole genome shotgun sequence genomic window:
- the LOC140176206 gene encoding uncharacterized protein: MYNNLKAMFWWPSMKNDVADPWRFRNGSGRALRWILYWDYRELGPDSMLPGEKSLLGPELIAETTEQVKKIRDRMLTAQSRQKSYADQRRKPLEFEKGDHAFLEVTPTIGVGRAIKTKKLNPRYIGPFQILERVGHVLEPESVQLKEDLTLPVTPVRVDDTSIKKLRGKEVSLVKVTWSRVGFEEHTWKLESEMRADYPHLFSGN; encoded by the exons ATGTATAATAATCTAAAGGCTATGTTCTGGTGGCCgagtatgaagaatgatgtggcaga CCCTTGgagattccgcaatggaagtgggagagCATTGCGATGGATTTTGTATTGGGACTACCGAGAACTAGGACCAGATTCGATGCTGCCTGG GGAGAAAAGTCTGTTAGGGCCGgaattgatagctgagactaccgAACAAGTTAAGAAAATCAGAGATAGGATGCTCACTGCTCAAAGCCgtcagaagagttacgccgatcagaggcggaagcccttagagTTTGAGAAAGGAGACCATGCTTTCCTCGAGGTTACTCCGACAataggagtaggtagagcgattaagacAAAAAAGCTGAATCCCCGATACATCGGTCCGTTTCAGATTCTTGAGAGGGTTGG TCATGTGCTAGAACCGGAATCGGTCCAGTTAAAGGAAGATTTGACTCTGCCGGTGACTCCGGTCAGGGTTGATGACACGAGTATTAAGAAGTTACGCGGAAAAGAGGTTTCGTTAGTGAAAGTGACATGGAGTCGAGTCGGttttgaggaacacacttggaagCTTGAGTCAGAGATGCGAGCAGACTACCCGCACTTATTCTCTGGTAATTGA